One part of the Glycine soja cultivar W05 chromosome 11, ASM419377v2, whole genome shotgun sequence genome encodes these proteins:
- the LOC114375843 gene encoding homeobox-leucine zipper protein HAT5-like isoform X2, translating into MESGRIFFDASASRGNNMLFLGNTELAFRGRSIMSMEEASKRRPFFTSPDELYDEEYYEKQSPEKKKHRLSSEQVHLLEKNFEEENKLEPERKTQLAKKLGLQPRQVAVWFQNRRARWKTKQLERDYDVLKSSYDTLLSSYDSIMKENEKLKSEVVSLNEKLQVQAKEVPEETLCDKKVDPLPVDEDMAPIFSTRVEDHLSSGSVGSAVVDEGSPQVVVDSVDSYFPADNYGGCMGPVERVQSEQEDGSDDGRSYLDVFVASETENQNHEEGEALGWWTNMYYVG; encoded by the exons ATGGAGTCTGGACGGATTTTCTTTGATGCCTCTGCTTCTCGCGGGAACAACATGCTCTTCCTCGGCAACACTGAACTTGCTTTTCGAG GGAGATCGATAATGAGCATGGAGGAAGCCTCAAAGAGGCGACCTTTCTTCACCTCACCGGACGAACTGTATGATGAGGAGTATTATGAGAAGCAGTCgccggagaagaagaagcaccgCCTCAGTTCCGAACAG GTCCATCTGTTGGAGAAGAACTTCGAGGAAGAGAACAAATTGGAGCCTGAGAGGAAGACCCAGTTGGCTAAGAAGCTGGGATTGCAGCCCAGGCAGGTGGCTGTGTGGTTTCAGAACCGCAGGGCTCGATGGAAGACCAAGCAACTTGAAAGGGATTATGATGTTCTCAAGTCTTCATACGACACCCTACTTTCATCCTACGATTCAATTATGAAGGAGAATGAGAAACTCAAATCTGAG GTGGTATCCTTAAATGAGAAGCTTCAAGTTCAAGCTAAAGAGGTGCCTGAGGAAACATTATGTGACAAGAAAGTCGATCCACTTCCAGTAGATGAAGATATGGCTCCGATTTTCAGCACAAGAGTGGAGGACCACCTGAGTAGTGGGAGTGTTGGAAGTGCGGTGGTGGATGAGGGTAGTCCACAGGTGGTTGTTGACAGTGTTGATTCATACTTTCCAGCTGACAACTATGGTGGATGCATGGGCCCGGTCGAAAGGGTTCAGTCTGAACAGGAGGATGGGAGTGATGATGGGAGGAGTTACTTGGATGTGTTTGTGGCATCTGAAACTGAGAATCAAAACCATGAGGAAGGAGAGGCATTGGGTTGGTGGACTAATATGTATTATGTTGGGTAA
- the LOC114375843 gene encoding homeobox-leucine zipper protein HAT5-like isoform X1 has protein sequence MESGRIFFDASASRGNNMLFLGNTELAFRAGRSIMSMEEASKRRPFFTSPDELYDEEYYEKQSPEKKKHRLSSEQVHLLEKNFEEENKLEPERKTQLAKKLGLQPRQVAVWFQNRRARWKTKQLERDYDVLKSSYDTLLSSYDSIMKENEKLKSEVVSLNEKLQVQAKEVPEETLCDKKVDPLPVDEDMAPIFSTRVEDHLSSGSVGSAVVDEGSPQVVVDSVDSYFPADNYGGCMGPVERVQSEQEDGSDDGRSYLDVFVASETENQNHEEGEALGWWTNMYYVG, from the exons ATGGAGTCTGGACGGATTTTCTTTGATGCCTCTGCTTCTCGCGGGAACAACATGCTCTTCCTCGGCAACACTGAACTTGCTTTTCGAG CAGGGAGATCGATAATGAGCATGGAGGAAGCCTCAAAGAGGCGACCTTTCTTCACCTCACCGGACGAACTGTATGATGAGGAGTATTATGAGAAGCAGTCgccggagaagaagaagcaccgCCTCAGTTCCGAACAG GTCCATCTGTTGGAGAAGAACTTCGAGGAAGAGAACAAATTGGAGCCTGAGAGGAAGACCCAGTTGGCTAAGAAGCTGGGATTGCAGCCCAGGCAGGTGGCTGTGTGGTTTCAGAACCGCAGGGCTCGATGGAAGACCAAGCAACTTGAAAGGGATTATGATGTTCTCAAGTCTTCATACGACACCCTACTTTCATCCTACGATTCAATTATGAAGGAGAATGAGAAACTCAAATCTGAG GTGGTATCCTTAAATGAGAAGCTTCAAGTTCAAGCTAAAGAGGTGCCTGAGGAAACATTATGTGACAAGAAAGTCGATCCACTTCCAGTAGATGAAGATATGGCTCCGATTTTCAGCACAAGAGTGGAGGACCACCTGAGTAGTGGGAGTGTTGGAAGTGCGGTGGTGGATGAGGGTAGTCCACAGGTGGTTGTTGACAGTGTTGATTCATACTTTCCAGCTGACAACTATGGTGGATGCATGGGCCCGGTCGAAAGGGTTCAGTCTGAACAGGAGGATGGGAGTGATGATGGGAGGAGTTACTTGGATGTGTTTGTGGCATCTGAAACTGAGAATCAAAACCATGAGGAAGGAGAGGCATTGGGTTGGTGGACTAATATGTATTATGTTGGGTAA